Proteins encoded in a region of the Cyanobacterium stanieri LEGE 03274 genome:
- a CDS encoding DUF2854 domain-containing protein — translation MLRKIPLALVGLTIGSILTVVGFVAYAQGNSTLNLAGFFYGIPLLLGGLALKAAELKPIPFSVETPKEIITLREAQATDTQNQLRKDVTRYRYGQEAHLDDALERLGLSPTDEERPILTTIKEIDIDGKYTLVLQFKTPLINQKIWEEKLDKITKFFGPGISAQILNFNDNVIDLALISTPQSSPVEVA, via the coding sequence ATGTTGCGTAAAATTCCTTTAGCCTTAGTGGGTTTAACCATTGGCTCAATCCTTACCGTAGTCGGTTTTGTCGCCTATGCCCAAGGTAACTCAACTCTTAATTTAGCAGGATTTTTCTACGGAATTCCTTTGCTATTAGGGGGACTCGCCCTCAAAGCCGCCGAACTAAAACCCATTCCCTTCTCCGTTGAAACCCCCAAAGAGATTATTACCCTCAGGGAAGCCCAAGCCACCGACACCCAAAACCAACTAAGAAAAGACGTAACCCGTTATCGTTATGGACAAGAAGCCCATCTCGATGATGCCCTAGAGCGCCTAGGATTAAGTCCCACCGATGAAGAAAGACCAATTTTAACCACCATCAAGGAAATAGACATTGATGGCAAATATACCCTTGTATTACAATTCAAAACCCCATTGATTAATCAAAAAATCTGGGAAGAAAAATTAGATAAAATAACCAAATTTTTTGGTCCAGGTATCAGCGCCCAAATTTTAAACTTTAACGACAATGTCATCGATTTAGCTCTTATTTCCACCCCCCAATCTAGCCCCGTTGAAGTTGCTTAG